The Zingiber officinale cultivar Zhangliang unplaced genomic scaffold, Zo_v1.1 ctg63, whole genome shotgun sequence sequence AAACTCTATTGGAGATGTCGTTTGACCGGAGTGGCCATCACATCGCGATCTGAGTCCTCCTCCTTTGTATTGTTGCTCCCCTCGAGTCTTCCTTCGTCTACGATAACGACAGCAGGGAACGGAGGAACAAGGAGGCTTCTGATCTTCGCTCCAGGTACGTTTTCCCTCTCCTCGTGCTGTTATGTAAGGTTGGCTTTTCTGATATGGTTGGATTTTGTCGCGCAAAGCTCTGGGTTATCTGATTTAAGGGGCTTTGGACCTTCATTATGGTTTCTTGCTCCTTTTTTTTTCAACTTCCTTGATTGTTAATTTGTTTTCCTTCTCGTGTTATTTTTCCTATCTCGCTTATAGAGATGTAAATATACCATGTCTCAAGGTGATTCATGCTATTCTTTGCCTGCAATTTTGAGAAGATTTGGTGTTTTCGTTCATTCGAAGGAAATTTTAACTTGTTCTTTGCAGGATTATGATAAGATTTCTTGATTGTTTTAgcagtttttttttcatttgaaaaaaaaaaatttagtatatgTTATTCccctttatttgaaaaaaaaaattaatcggaTGGACCTTGTTGTCTACTAGATATAATTTGTTTGGATTGTGGCATTTTTATCTGCGCTGAAATCTTAATTGTTTTTCAAGAAGGAAAAAAGGATCTGGAAGTTGATCGACAACACTACCATCTTGTTCTAATTGATGCGATCGGATGTTTTGATTTGGTCTTAAGGTTCCTATTTGTACCCGTGGATAGGCATTGCAAGGTTGAGGGATCCCCCGACGACGGTCGCCATGTTGAGGCAGGTATCCAATAGGAACCAGAGGGGAAAAGGGAGTCATAAGATGAAGACTGTTCTTCACATGTGTCTTTTGATTGCCATCTGCGTCTGGTTGCTCTGTCGAATGAATCACTCCCATGACAAGAAGGAAACATTTGTAGAGAGGAGGGAGAAGGGTGACGAGAGGTGGTTCAACATTAGAAGATTTGGGAGGGAGGATCTGCCTCACATAGCTGAAGTAGTGGACAGGGGTGAGAACAAGGGTGTCGATGAGGTGAAAAAAGATTCTATTGCAGTAGGACATGGAATTAGGCAGGAAGAAGTCATGGATGAAGGTGGATCtgatgtggaacttgaggatgaagaagaagctggccttgaagaagaaaaggaggatcaatcaAAGGAATGGGATGGGATTGATGACCATGAACACAATGAGGCAGTTCATAAGGCTCGTGAAATAAGTTTCAAAGGAGACGATTTGTCCAGTGAAGTAGTCCATACCATTCAAGAAGTGGACCATAAAGAAGCATCTCAGGCAGcacaagaaagaagttttaaggCCGATGATGCTTCTAGTGCTGTAGCTCATGTGGTCCAAGCGATTGAATTTGAACCTGAATTTGAAAATGAAGCAATGAAGAACCTTGACAGAAATAAGTCAGATGATAAGAAGAGGAAAGGAGAGACTGGAGACGTGCCTGAAGGAAACCAAAGATATGAATCTAAAAATGGAGCAGTGGAGAAACTTGGTGAGAATGATCCCCATGGTAAGGAGAACAAAGAGGAGGCTCAGCatgtgctaaaagaaaagctagaTTCTGAATCTGAACGCCGAGCAAAAAAGAACATTGACAAAAATGAATCAGATGTTAGAAAGGAAGAAAATTCATTTGCCTCCATGCTACAAGACAATACCAGAGGGAACAATTCAAGTATTAATCACCAAGGAAGTTTGACTGCAAATAATGCTACATTTGCCAGTAGATCTGAAACTCCAATCCTAGACAAGATGTCTCTCCAAGATATGACTGTAGTTGAATCCAAAAATGAAGGTCAACAACCTGATATGAGAATTTCAAGCGACGTCCACAATCAAACCAGCAAAGAGA is a genomic window containing:
- the LOC122037576 gene encoding uncharacterized protein LOC122037576, which produces MLRQVSNRNQRGKGSHKMKTVLHMCLLIAICVWLLCRMNHSHDKKETFVERREKGDERWFNIRRFGREDLPHIAEVVDRGENKGVDEVKKDSIAVGHGIRQEEVMDEGGSDVELEDEEEAGLEEEKEDQSKEWDGIDDHEHNEAVHKAREISFKGDDLSSEVVHTIQEVDHKEASQAAQERSFKADDASSAVAHVVQAIEFEPEFENEAMKNLDRNKSDDKKRKGETGDVPEGNQRYESKNGAVEKLGENDPHGKENKEEAQHVLKEKLDSESERRAKKNIDKNESDVRKEENSFASMLQDNTRGNNSSINHQGSLTANNATFASRSETPILDKMSLQDMTVVESKNEGQQPDMRISSDVHNQTSKETQLSTDAGELLANSSYFLNHKIYFQKNSTTVYIELVESPVNLIMKPDPANSTVSQNQTTIVHEEMNKTKMQSQGKEKPKLKNELTEQKIEAVSIPLESKEPHNNSSSGNGNGEVVQLEKTCR